In a genomic window of Scyliorhinus torazame isolate Kashiwa2021f chromosome 5, sScyTor2.1, whole genome shotgun sequence:
- the LOC140420286 gene encoding uncharacterized protein: protein MEKPWKCGDCGKRFRFPSVLETHRRSHTGERPFTCSQCGKGFTKLSHLKTHQPVHVGEKPFTCSMCRKGFSTSYELRTHQQIHTGERPFTHSECGKGFTQVSNLLGHTVTHSNERPFKSSDCGSSFKRSHKLMNHQCIHTRQRPFSCSHCTKRFQNSSHLLTHQILHTGERTFTCCQCGKGFTQISNLRRHERIHTGTRPFTCSDCGKGFTRLSHLQTHQRIHTGERPFTCSDCGTGFTRLSHLQAHQRIHTGERPFTCSDCGKRFTQLPNLQAHQRVHTGERPFICSECGKGFTLLATLQAHQRLHTGERPFTCTVCRKGFTRSTLLLRHQQVHE, encoded by the coding sequence atggagaaaccatggaaatgtggggactgtgggaagagattcagattcccatctgtactggaaactcatcgacgcagtcacactggggagaggccgttcacctgctctcagtgtgggaagggattcactaagttatcccacctgaagacacaccagccaGTCCAtgtcggggagaagccattcacctgctccatgtgtaggAAGGGGTTCAGTACTTCATACGAACTGCGtacacaccaacaaattcacactggggagagaccattcacccacagtgagtgtgggaagggatttactcaggtaTCCAATTTGCTgggccacactgtcactcacagcaatgagagaccctttaaatcctCTGACTGTGGGAGCAGCTTCAAAAGGTCTCACAAACTGATGAACCATCAGTGCATTCACACCAGGCAGAGACCGTTCAGCtgttctcactgcacaaagaggtttcaaaactcatcccatctgctgacacaccagatcctgcacaccggagagaggacattcacctgctgtcagtgtggaaagggattcactcaaataagcaacctgcggagacacgagcgaattcacactgggacgaggccgttcacctgctctgattgtgggaagggattcactcggttatcccacctacagacacaccagcgaattcacactggggagaggccattcacctgctctgactgtgggacaggattcacccggttatcccacctgcaggcacaccagcgaattcacactggggagaggccgttcacctgctctgactgtgggaagagattcactcagttacccaatctgcaagcacaccagcgagttcacactggggagaggccattcatctgctctgaatgtgggaagggattcactcttttAGCCACGTTGCAGGCACACCAGcgtcttcacactggggagaggccattcacctgcaccgtgtgtaggaagggattcactcggtcaacacttctgctgagacaccaacaagttcacgagtga